GCTACTTGAGGACATACCTTTTTGGTTTCTCATTGCTTTTGTAGAGGGCATGGAGGGTCAGGACCTGCCTTATGTGCTAATTGACCATATAGGAGGGAAGCATGGAGTATATGAAGACCATGTTGAATTTctggagaaatattttcatctcaTCACCATGACAGAATATcttgaaaacaagaaatttcTCAGCAAAAAGATCAGAGCTATTTATATGTGGTATCACAGACCGGTTATTAACGAAGAGCTGCTCCAGAGCTTGCCTAACTTGAAGATAGTTGCAAGCTCCGGAGTGGGAATAGATCACTTGGACCTGAAACTTATCTCCAGCTATGGTGTGAAAGTGTCCAACACTCCGTTTGTTGTTTCCACTGACACTGCAGACTTGGGGATGGCTTTGATGCTGGCATCTTCCAGGAGACTTGTGGAAGGTAATAACTGAAATGGTTTTAGTCTTTTTATAGAAAAGGCGACTCTTCAAAACATGCAGTTAGAAAGTGTGTGCTGATGCAAAGGTAAGcttaaaagtagaaaaacaggaaaatacaggGATGAGGAAAAAGTTAAGACAAATCTGTCATGTTGACAGTAACTTGCACGCAACGTGTACTGTTTGCAAACAGGCGTATCAGCAAGGTAGATGTGTTCCTTCTTCAGACAGCCCTAAATTCAGGCCTCTTCTCCCTCAGCCCACACCCACTTGCTCGTTATACTTGTTCACTGCAGTCATGCTTTGCAACTTTAAATAAAAGGGAATTAAAAGAAGGTATTTTGAAGGAGGTGTGAAACCTGTCCTTGCCAACCTGACATGTATCTGAGTCATTACAAGCAAGCCCTCCAGAAATCTGTCCACCATgctctgtctttcttttcccGGTCAACTTTGGCGTATTGGCAAGACAGCAGGGAATCTGTATTGGCTTTACTGAAAGTTTTGACTGAGAGGTGATGGGCAGGTGTGTGATGTACATCGAAGGGAGGTTGCTGCTATGGCCTTACCTTCCTTGTCTGCCTAAGAGGGGCTGGATATGCTCCTATCCTAAGCAAGAAATCAATGTCAGATGTCACGTTGACAGTGAGCATTATTGTCCAGAAACAGTAATGTGATGTTACTGCTCCTGTGCTTCTGCCTTGTCTTATGAtaaaaagtggggaaaaaagtaaccAGATGGCAGGACATCCTTTACGTGACGTATTTCCgtcttttccctcctccaaGGTTATCAGATTGCGGTCTCCCCCGACACAGAGTATTTCCCCGCTGACTGGCTGGGGGCTGAGGTTTCTGGAGCCACCCTGGGGATCGTGGGAATGGGCACCATCGGCTACAAAGTGGCCGAGAGAGCCAAAGCCTTTGAAATGAAGATTTTGTACCACAACCGGAATCGGAGGTAAAGCTGTTCGCAGCTCCATGGCAAGTCTATTTTGCCACtgcttttaaatgttatttgtaCCTTTCGCTGTCAAACTGATCTCCTGTTCTCTCTGTGTTAGGATAGGACTCAGTGCTCTCTGTGCTATTGTTATTAAATATCGTGCCAGGAAGCCGCGAGGCCAGGTTCGCCCAAAAGTCCAAATCATCAGGTGATTTCATGGTGATAAGGCAGGGTGGAGGCCAGATGAGGGCTGAGGGGAGCTGGAGACAGGCCCTGCTGCAGCATTGCTGGGGTAGGGGCTGATGGCCCCCGGGGGAGCTGCCACGGGGTCCTGGGATTTGAGGAAGCGCCAGGGTGCCGGACTGGGACAGCCAGGGCTGGTGGTGCCCTCGGGGCCGTGACAATAAGTCGCTGCCTTATTAGTGGCTCTTTGAGTGGCAAAGTACATACACTTGCTTCAAGGTGGTCATTCATTTCCCGATTTATAGAGAAACAAAAGTCAGGACGGAATGGGAGAGACACATCTCGCTGGTCTTCCTGTCAGTCCAGGGATCCCTGGGCCTTCCTGTCATGTTGGTGACATTGCAATACaccagggaaaggaaaaatagccTGGCAGGACATAACTCCTGTGATTTAGGCAAGGCAGGGACGCAGGCAGAGATATCTCGCCCTTTCAGAGCCGGCTGACAATGAAAAGCCGGGCTTGCCAGCCCGTTTGCTGTCCTCTAGATGAGGTGTCTGTGCCCTTCACATACGCCGTGACTCCCGCCAGGCCCATCCCGTCCTCTTCTTTTGTGGGGATCTGATGGGAGCTGGGCAGTACGTGCCCGACCTTGTCCTGATAGGGATCGAATGCACTGGCAGGTCCTGCAGCATGTGGTTTCAGTGAACCAGTACTGATGCACAGAGCAAGCAGACTGCTGCTGACTCAGATTTCTGCAGGCTTAACCCCTGCCCTGTCTTGTGTGGGTTTCCTCAGTAATTTTCAGACAAGTTACTTTTCACAGGGAAGGGAATTCATGTCAAACATCAGTCTCGcttttgggttggaaaagaaGCCCCATTACAACAAGGAGCTGTGacacaaatgcatttattttattatttattcagtgCATTTACATGATTCTCATTTCTTACTTTCCATCCCCACAGGTATAGTACAGCACATTTGTGTATAGTGCACTTGGTATTCTGGGAAACagcttaacatttttctttactgcCTTTCTGTCAGATAACTGGCTAACTGCTTTGCACTGTGGAGTGAAGAAAACTATTAAGAAACCTCTTCTCTAATGGTGATTTGAACTTTTTCTTGTTGCTTACTACTGGAGTTGAATTTTGGGTTTTTCCCCTCAgaaacaaggaagaagaaagtgcCGTTGGAGCTATTTACTGTAAGAAGATAGATGATTTGCTCCAGCAGTCCGATTTTGTGTTGCTGTCTGTGAACCTGACTCCACAGACACACAAACTGATTGGGAAGAGGGAGCTGGAGCTGATGAAACCCACAGCTACTCTCATTAATACCAGCAGAGGTAGGGTGCAGAATAAACGAAACTGTGTTACGGTTTGCTGGCATAAAAAGTCCTGGGAAAACCCAACCCTAATATAGAGTCACTCTGAAATTTTCAGTAAATTCTCTGATTACTAGATTATTTAGGTGTCCGTGGTCATATCTCAGCCAAACATTTAAGCATTTCTGTAATTACGAGCAAGTAGGTCTCTAAAATGTTAGTGAGCGTGGAGGGTTAGAAGCCCATGTATATTTGCATAACCTCCTACTGAAGCTTTTTACTTATTTAGTGCAGTCTTGTTGCTAACATGCATCAGGGTGGCACAGCCCGCTCTGAAGTCTGGCACTGTACTTTGTTTTACGGTGCTACGTACTGCCTTCTAAAATTCCTGACTGTCCAACTCTGATGCGCGTACCCAAGGTTCTTCCTCCCACTTCACCACGGTATctctgctgccgctgctgcttTGTGAACATTGCCAGCCAGGCCGTTTGCCTGACCGCCATGCCCAAAAGGATGGTGAGAGAACAGCACGGAGTATGAAAATAAGAGTATCCTTCTTACTGTAACCCAGGTCTGGTTGTGGATCAGGATGCTTTGGTGGAAGCCCTTCAAAACAAAGTTATTAAGGCAGCTGCTCTGGATGTGACGTATCCTGAACCTTTGCCAAGGTAGGACGTGTATTTCAGTTAAATATAAGTGAGTGTATGTGTGTGGTTCAAACTAAGTACAAGTTGGTGAGCACGTGAGAAGTCGGATAATGCTTTGTTAGTAGGAGTACATGATGTATGTGCGCTAGTCCTACTGAAACGATGTCCCCAATCCTTCCGTCCTAGCCAAACAAAATTCACAGTGACTCATTTGGATGATTTGTTGCACAAAAAACCCGCAAGCTAGGCAACAGTCTGAACGCCTCTGAGTAGGCTTGGGTCATGCagttagtttttatttttaattattattttagatatTTCCCTGGCTCCCTTCAGGTGACGAAATAACAGGTGAATGCTCTGTGAGTGGCTagctcagcatttcttttccgTTCCCAGGGATCACCCTTTGTTAAAGCTGAAGAATGTTATAATAACTCCTCACATTGGAAGTGCCACCAAAAAGACACGCCGCCTTATGATGGAAAACATGATGGAGAGCATACAAGCCGGTCTTGCGGGTCTTCCTATCCCTAACGAAGTATTACTGTAAAGCGGCCTGTGTTTAATGTTAATGCCACTAGTGTTTATCCTGGTGTGAGGAAACAGTAATTTGATTGCTCTTCGTGTAACTATCCCGCGTGTGTTAAACAGATAAAATCGATAACGCGTGCCTCCGAATCGTTTAAATAACCAAAAGCGATTTTGTGTGGAGAGCTGCCGTTTTTCTCCCGTGAACTCCAGTGAGAATCGCCGGAGGGCCCAGAGCCTCGCAGGGGCGTCATTTATTTTGCTCGCACCCTCTTGAAACGGCCCATGGACCTCACACCGGATCGGCGGCGGCCGAAGTCGTCCCCCGGTGCCACCGAAGCACCGCAGCCTTCCCGAGGCTCCGGCAGCCCCGTCttgcggggtggggggaacgTTGTCCAcggcctttttttttcctggggcagcccccaggTTTGTCTTCGCTTCCCGGCCAACTCCCGTACCCCCACACGACCGGAGCCCGGGCACGGCTCTGCCCGCCCGGGGCTCGGCTCTGGCGCTGAGGTGGGGATGAGGTTTCCCTCAGCTCAGCGCCCCGCCGCTCGCCTGTGCCCGAGGGCACCTCAGCCTCTTCCCGCCTTCCCGCCCCGGGGCCTCCCTCCGGAGGCCGCCGCTCCGCGAGGGGGAGCCCGCACCGCCGCCGCTACCGGCGagctgcgggccgggccgggcggctgCGGCGGTGATGTggagcgggcgggcggcggcggcggcggtgccgCGGTGGTGGCGGGCGTTGCGCAGCTCCGCCGCCCTGAGCGGTTCCAGGAACTTGCTGAGGAAAATGCTCCGCAAAAAGAAGTAGGTGCCGGGCGGAGAGAGGGAGGGCCgggggtggtttggtttgtgtGAGAGGACTTGGCGGGTGTGGGGGAGCTCCCGTGCTGCCGGTAGCGTGGGGGAGAACCACCCGCCCCGGGGCGGCCTTGGAGCAGCAACCCCGGTGCCCCGTGGGGCTCCGCGGG
The Haliaeetus albicilla chromosome 21, bHalAlb1.1, whole genome shotgun sequence genome window above contains:
- the LOC104322508 gene encoding probable 2-ketogluconate reductase, with product MEGQDLPYVLIDHIGGKHGVYEDHVEFLEKYFHLITMTEYLENKKFLSKKIRAIYMWYHRPVINEELLQSLPNLKIVASSGVGIDHLDLKLISSYGVKVSNTPFVVSTDTADLGMALMLASSRRLVEGYQIAVSPDTEYFPADWLGAEVSGATLGIVGMGTIGYKVAERAKAFEMKILYHNRNRRNKEEESAVGAIYCKKIDDLLQQSDFVLLSVNLTPQTHKLIGKRELELMKPTATLINTSRGLVVDQDALVEALQNKVIKAAALDVTYPEPLPRDHPLLKLKNVIITPHIGSATKKTRRLMMENMMESIQAGLAGLPIPNEVLL